The DNA sequence TTCCGCAAACCTATTGCGgagtattatttttgttagctGAGATTTATGAGagattatcaattttatttataaattactggGAGTGAAAtggtcaaaatatttttttttcccgcaatttttaaatttcacgattgaaaaaaaaaaaaattaataaatatataaaaaatatttattttcagaaagagaagattttttagtttattgtCTTGGAAATATTGTTCTCAAAAATTCATCATTACCGCTATCACGTAATCATGATACTAGATTTCCCGACGCTCTTGGTATAGAtacaaatttactaaaaaaatttgaagtaagTATTTGAGGGCATTCTCAGACtgaaagtcattgaatattttaaaaaagcggGGACACAGTCTGAGAACGGCCTCaaaaatcgttttaaaaaagttcGTGTCACATTTTAAACTTTAGAACAGTCACCattttaacgattttttttacacgggtatgaaattttaaaattcaaaaattatttttcaaaagatgACTTTTCAGTTCAATAAAGTTTCCTTAAAATTATCTTATCATTAAAATCGAaagttacttttatattttttccgagCCAAGGTATAGGGTATCAATAAGATTTCTGAGGTTGTCAACAAACATGacaacttataaaaatatctgaagCTTGGACTTGAGATACGTTCGTAAATACTTGAACGCTCcgtttacttttaaaaattctctaaaagTTATCTCTTTGATATCCTGTGCCCTAGTTAGCCGATAATAAATTTggtatttaaatagtaataatctactgtcaataatatttttattacatcaaACATCAGCCTTgtccttcaaaaaaaattaatataaatcattGCAGAATTTGAAAACTCCAGACAATTTCACCTCAAATCTTTACGATTTGGTAAAATCTCAATACAATATGGATCAGCAGAGCTTGCGGAACTTAATTCTTCTTCGCATGGTTTGTTTATCAAACGGCACCTGCGTAGACATGTCTGACGTCGGTTCAATGTGTTGCCCATTCTAAATAAACGAACTATTGAAAGGTCATATGgtgaaataaaactaaaaacttggaaaaaattttttttatattcgcAACATAAAAATCTACACAACACAATATGAAATGGTTTACAATTAAtcgacaataaataataactaatacaattaataaatgtacttTATATTCTATTgtctacttttttttgttttcatctatagattgttattattagaatttttttttgtcataaaagACAATAGCCACATTCTGTACCACATACTCCAATGACggaatagttaataaaaaaataaagtgatttgcattatttattattattttttttttatatcatttagtATTATACCTGCGTGTCTAAACTCGTGAGTAcgcaataaatttactttaattacaacggatttattttttctgatgttaattatttaattagttaattaatctGCGCAATCATTCTTAcattttttcagatttaaataaaaaaatgatataaatattaacctaaaaaaaatgaattttttgtacgtaaaaaaaaaagtttgacaataattttaataatttttgttcataaaaaaatttacaacagGTTCGATATCACAACCACAGGAAAtacaatcggttaattcggaTTCCTattgaatataaacttataagatgaaagtatataaaataaaaaaaataaagactaaAATTAATCTgtacaagtaattatttaaataattaattaacaaagaaaaatagagcaacattaatatattttttggcaTCGTTACTAAaacaataaactaaataatagtACGTACACAAAAGTATAATAACTCAacatataattacaataatttcaaaaattacaactgCAATTAGTGTAGAAtagagataataatttttaatttatgaccgCATATGTTTTGTTATCAATTTTGTAACCATTTTCACAtcattcagtaaaaaaattagtataatttaatttaattgactttAGTTTAATCAGCCTCTCATTCATtcaaaaccttttttttttgtttaaaaaaagcgTGGccttataaattatgaattagaTTAgacaattgatttaaaattctcGTTTAGATTCAAGATTTTTGGTTAAGAAAATTTGCTAATTGACAAAGTTACCGAAGtaaatcttaaatttgaaattttatcggTTTGTTTGTTTCATAATTTTGaagattattttgtttgtaccaagaaaattttcaattaatcgagAAAATGATCAATgacaataacattaaaaaaaaataactttaattaattgaatattatcagttcaaataatttttaaatttaaaaattttaattgtcatgtcaaattttgaaaaatgaaattttattaatcaaaaaagtTTGGTTACGTTTCAAAATGTTGTATTGTTTGACTGCCTTCGGATTTATTCGGCAGTTACCGACTCTACTCGACTTTCTCCGGCCATATTCAGCAGTCGAAGATTTTATTCGACTGTCTTCGGTTATATTCGGCTGCATTGCCaaccaataaattttcttaaccTCTCGAACatggtaatttattaattacattgaaaaaaaaatattatgatatgTTTTTGTTTATACAATGAAGCAAATGACacataatttcaataataatattgattaatttaaaactagagATAGATTATTGCTTTAGATAAACCAATGCAGAACTTTTGAAacaataagatttttttcagGCAAGACAGATTTATAAactcctaaaaaaaatttcaacagtacaaatataaaattctgtttttttgttttttttttttttttttttttttttggtcttaaATATGACACTGACATATTAGATTTAATGAaagcaataataaattttagtataacCAAAAAGATGTTAATTTCGCTGGTTTAAAAGTACGATATTCATTGACAGTTatgatatttctttttttgttcacacttaatcaattaatacaattaaatCTAATGATATGCCGTTTAAAAAGGCAAGCTAATAGCAaagatgaatattttttttttaattattattattaaattcttgttTGGGTTCAGATATAATTTGCCGTCAATACTGTAAAGAAGTTATCGAATTTacacatttcaaaaattacaacttaATCCTTTGGTATTTAaacagtttataaatattttgttattataatttctaattattaataaattttacacaaaaaaaaaaattatttcttgtcaaaaaagaatttttattttccctaaaaaaatctttacttgtcctcagaaataatttttttctgtgtaatttattttcacaaacATACTTAATAATTCATTCTTATCTCTCGTATAACTGTTTAATTTACAAGTACGATGATTTttctatgaataaatatttaatgaaattttaataaatttaaatcgaaagattttttttaaaagttacatgTAAATTTAgtctcaaaaaatttaattattgatagtttttatcatcTGGTTTACAGTCGCTtgtgttattaatataattgacaGTCTTAGATATATGCGAACAAgcgaaaataaattacaaccGGCTCAATTTGTCAacttaattatcatttaataattatttattttcataaatttataattataaaattataaaagacaataaattacgtaattactttcattaaataaaaaatattgatattaatttatttattattaataaataaatgtctaTTGTAATTGAGCATGTTAGTGATTatgtagataataaaaaaaaaaaaaatgaatttagagagcatttaaaaattgagcCGATTAATTACACCTAgatctaataaaaaagttattgctCTACAAGTTATTGATTGCCAAAAAAGCTCAATttattctacaaaaaaatatatgtaatatatagtaaaataaattcctgactattaaatgataaaaataaataaataataaatcaattttttatctcaataaaTCTGGCAGTgttatctattaatttatgatgtcaattaaattatataaagtatatgaattttaaaattaaatacgaGAGAACATAAAAGTTACTAATACAAATTAATACGTAATAATTTAGGCTCTCGCAAAGCTATTAGCACACACATTGTGATACATAGCACTGcttttaatgtttataataagcaaattattatattttcgttattaatttttaatttaatttttttacggcGCACGCGTTGGCAATATCATGAAATATCAAgcatcaaatatattattattattattattatttgtatgagCTGTATGTGAAAATTatgataacttaaaaaaaataataatttactcaaaaGACATGAGATTTGCGGGAATTGGTTTTTTATCAATCACTCCTCTTACGATCGCGCGAAGCTCTTTCACCCATTGCTCTGCGTATTCACTTGATCCAGCacgaaatttataaacattacCTGCAACAAATTAGTcgtaactttatttaattatatataattgttataaatatgtaaataaccGCTGGaaaattgagaatttttataaaaacggAAGTGATTGGTTTCGGTACGACTTTAAAAACCGGGTTTCCATCAGATCTTGATCTTTCAAGGTAGAGATGCTGGTGACCCGTCAAAATCATTGGTATTTTTTATAGCATTATTGTAAAATGATTGacattttaatgaatatttatatatataataataattgataaaatgtGTGATTTATTGTTAGAATATAGggtgtttttttatgagtggCTTGTGGAATAGATATggaacattttaattatatatttttcatggaaATTTATACCTTGGATATCATTATTGCTCATgtttatattgatattaaatcttttaattattgGATACCGTTCGGCGAAGCGgttttagatatttttgaacatggaattattttcagtgaaaatttttacttataaagattttttgcGTTCGAAGATTAAGGATTTCGATGAATGATCGGAGATCTCGGGGATATCAGAGATGTCTTCTAGAAGAATGCTAGCATATAggtgaaggaaaaaaatttttctcaaaaccgAACCCCGAGTCTAGCTTTTctgtaaattttctatagaatttcttAGACGGGgattctgataaaaaataaggCGTCGGTTGGAGGTTAGGAAACTTCGGGGGTATCAGGCAtcgttataaaattaattaataaaattttaatacggttatgacagttgaaagtaattggatattttaaaaaagtggggAGAGACACTGTCTGAAAATGGCCTTAAGTACTAcataaagatataaattacCTTTATTAGGATCAGTCAACAGAAATGTGTCTCGATGAAATATACTATCACCATACTCAACAATCCAACCTAATATCGATACCATTTTATATGGCTCGCGTTTAAAATCTGATCTATCACATCTGGAAACAaagataacaaaaattatttatttatatacatgtatatttatatcataattttataaactaatgtCAATGTACTCGCTACAGGTAATCTTTAAAGTTGAAACAGTCACGCAGCTGTCTAAACTAACTCGtgactttttaaaatcaataattaacttacatttcatatatttgtacaaataaaatttaaaataatttatacatttcaTTGATAATATCAATtgccaaataaaattttttattacataaattttcaattttttggcataaaaattcataaaatgattttttttcttttttcaattttaataatgatacaaaattttacaaatatacacttttaaaagtaaacttgaatatttgatggttttttttattagtgacCGGATTATcttaatacaaatattctgcttgatacaaaaaaaaaatgtttacttttgctttacttttaaaatttaattcgcaaaagcttaaattcaaaaaggagattaaatttttttatttcatagaaTTTCTACCAACCTACaaaagattataaatttttatgattttttagaggtgtaaaaaattgtatcctttcaaatgaaaaaaaaaaaattaacgagtctagttttataaatttttttgtacactCATCCGATTATCTGAAgcttaacgaaaaaaaaatttaatactaacAGAAAATCTTTAGTCTTCATGACTTTTGTTGGGTATTGAATAtttgtttgttaaaaatatatataggagaataaaaaatttaaatttaccctTTGAAACATTTCGGGGAAAAATATACGATCGACGTCGTCCACAATTGGATCCAATATCTCTGCCAGGTAGAGACAGCGGGTTTTTTACCATCTCTTAGAACAACTTTGCGTCTTAATGACCCTTGCATTGAACATCGTGGTTCCATTACACCATCAATTTCACAAGGTAAAATAGGAAgtgtactaaaatttttaaataaaatttaataggtgacattttttaaataattaaaatttttactcaacacATTAATGTCTAAAATTGCaccagtgtaaaaaaaattcattccaaAGAAGTTCGACATGTGGAACTTCTAAGTTTGAgactaaattttactttcgTTCCGAAAAAGTtcccataaaaataaaaaaaacttctaactgagatttttgaattttttcggaaccagggtaaaatttactcaaatTGCGCTCATATAAAATCctagataaacttttttttttttactatcaaaacTAGAAAAGTTCCACTCAAAGTTGTACTCTGTCTCAAGTTTAGAAGTTCCACATATCTAActtttaggaattttttttgcatgggTGAGGGCAAATACaataataagatttattaaaatcaaatttaaataaaattacctgacACGAGATAGTAAACTACAGTCATCATTAAGTGAATCAACAGGAGTCTCTGGTGAATTCTGATCAATATCAACAGTCGGTGATATCAAATGAGGCTCTTCTAGCACTGAATCATCTAGTAGATGACGAACAGTCACTTGACTTGTTTCCACAGGTGTTACGTTTGATTTACCAAATATActgaaaatacaaatatataaatttgaataatatttattatagattAGATGTTATTTATCAATACAATTAAATGGTTACTATAAATGATATTGTCATGCATTAGGATGACAAGCATTTAATTCTTTTGCTTCCACGTTCGATAATGGACGTTCAAGACAATACTTTcgctattttatttagataattaataacaagcattattaattaataaaataaataaaatcctatcatgaaatttataacatgctaaataataatttattataatgatcctgaaattagaggacaattaatattttagaattttttttctgataattaaGGCCATTTTCAgacagtattaaaattttgataattaattaaaaaaaaaaattgaagcattaattgaaaagagGGTTACGCAGTTACAAGTGAGGGAGGCACTGTTTGAggtctttaatttaaaaacaaaaactgcatatagaaaattaaaacaactataggtgcaattaattgaaattttttcttctacaatttatcattttgaaaaaaattcaaaaaatattagacgTCGTCTAAAatcagtattaattattataattaacttcAACGAAAATATTGTCGATTTTCacctatgaaaaatttttacctattaaataataatttaaaaattataaaataatgaaaataaattataaaattaattatcttgaTACACAAAGTGTGTAgtaaattctaattaaaattaatcacatGCAGAGTCTACAATCCACGATGCCTCGATCCAAGGTGCCATAGacatgatgataataataatcttatcaTAAAGCCaatcactaataataataataataataataataataataataatagtaataataataataataataataataataataataataataataataataataataataataataataataatatcattaatgataataataaaagtataagttgttgactaaaaaaatgttattgaatCCCTAAAACTCATGATCCTGGTATGGGACTCACCCAGAAGTTCCAAAGCTAGTTCCATATCGACCTCCTTGCTTATGAAAGTTGCGTGGAAGGCTCGTGCTACGAAATCTGACAGAGCCATAATAAACAATCACaggatttttctttttttttagtattaaaatattgcaATTAAACCAAACCCcattttagtataaattattaatctaaaCTGTCacctttttttcattttctcaattacttttatggttaaaaataataaatttacttactttGTTCCTAAACTTCGACATTTACGATGACCAGGAACGAATTTATTAGCAGCTGAGGCTGCGTGTAATCTTAAAGATCCCGCGCAACCACGTGCTGGAGACAATGACAGTGCAGCTACACCTGTTACAACATCTCCCACAGACTCTTTACTACTGCTTGATGAAGCAACCGGTGAGTTTGGCTCAAGTTTTATTGACAAtcttaagaaataaaatatcaataataattatttttattataaaacattctattttctttttttttaagtgacagtaaaaaatttaaaaataatgtcaaaGACTCAATTATTGACAGAGTATCGATTTTTGACACtttatcatataatttttttcaatatttttaagagttaagaaaaaaaaattcgcggtCTTAAAACAGCGCCGATGTCAATTCAATAGAAATTATATGACgtgtcaataattagtacACGTGatcaatcataaaataaaaaatattttatttagtagcAGTAGAAAgcaacttgtcgtcaagttggccgcaaaaaATTGGCATTTCCATAAATTGACGGCCACTGATTgccaaatttttaagaaagttAACATTCCATTTGTTGACAGAAAGTCGCCTTCAATTTTCCTACAAAGTTGACGTCAATTTGATCACAACAAATTGACATCAACTTCTGATCAAAAAGTCTTGCTATCAAGGTGTctaacatattttttagccTCTATAAATTGAGCTTTTTCCTcagtattatatattaataaataattaattacttgaaatGATCGTCTTCTAAAAACTTTTGCAGTTCTTCAATATAAcgaacattatttaaatatctttggACATCAGGTAATGGAATTATTCCAGGATATTCACTTGCTTGAAAAACTGTTACTCTTGTTAATACAGTGTTCATTTTAATAGCACGCTGATGATTTTCATTGttctataattaaaattaaatttatttatttattattttacatatatatttataataataataatagtaataactatGACGTACTTTAGATGGTGGATGAGCCATATCAATATATACAAGATCAGTAAGGAATAAGCCAAGATAAGGAATGCATGGTAATTTAAGTGTCTCCATATGTTCACGTAAATTAgtccaattatttttatcactaaatACTTCAGCAAGTTTATCAAATGTACATTTATCTTTTTTCGAAATACATGCCCAAGTTTTATTGagcctgaaaaaaattaatcaaacaattaaataaataattaatcaattacaaaaagcaatttaaaaataacacataATTACAATGAGTAATTCTACTTCATTACCTATATATTGGAGCACTTTGTAGACCGGATATAATAGCAAATAATGAATGCATATTATTCAAGTCGTATAATTTCTTAGCGACCCGAATAAAGTGCGCAATCATTTCCGATCTCTGTTTGGGcgttgaaaaattaagaatttccTGGACTGTCCAAAAACTGACATGATTAAATCGTCGCGTAAATGCTACGACATTTGGAGCAACtaagagtttattttttttattccacgaGCAACTTGACAGCTCTTCGGGTCTTATTGCTTTGAAGACACTCAAGTCTAAAAGTGTTAACTGGGTTGCAAGATCTTCTGGTGCAATTCCAGTCGCCACAAGTGGTTCGGATCCATGTAATGTCGTATTACATCGTCCTGGTAATGAATTTGACTTACTTGCCAACGAATTGCTGTTAATTAAaacgttattttattattattgttaccaaattaattattgtctaTCAATAGACATAGAGAAAGTTAAGTGTACGTTATTGTTGACATATATTTCAGCTTAATTAGCCAATGATtagtttgaataataataaattaatagtaaaaataattgttgctTTATTGACCAACCCATAATTATCATAGGAATGTTGAGTTGGTGGTGTCAGCTCTGAGTATTTCCGGTACGGCCgatatttttctttgtgtTCTTTACGGTCCTTGTAATTTTTATCGCCTTGGTTCATGTCACCAGGTAACAAGTTACCACTGAAGGAGTTAGTATCATTGGCAAAATATTTATCCTGacaattcaaaacaaaataaaactcacTAGTAACTAATTTATGCAAGCTGTTAATAAcgacaattaattattatttaaaataaaatgcgttaatttttaattttataacagaGTTGCTTTcttttacactaaaaaattagcTGAGTAAATTTGGAGCGGGTgactgttaatttatttaatctcctCGAAGTGgaatttactccgaagggaaatttattttaatatcaaaactgAATTGGAGTGAATGCGAAGTAAACATCAATGCGATTAAACATCagcttattttattaataataaaaaatgtgggttttttaaaaattattttaaataaaaaata is a window from the Microplitis demolitor isolate Queensland-Clemson2020A chromosome 4, iyMicDemo2.1a, whole genome shotgun sequence genome containing:
- the LOC103577481 gene encoding ras-specific guanine nucleotide-releasing factor RalGPS2; its protein translation is MVEMHYTSISHDLSGEFFSSHKGSKDKYFANDTNSFSGNLLPGDMNQGDKNYKDRKEHKEKYRPYRKYSELTPPTQHSYDNYGNSLASKSNSLPGRCNTTLHGSEPLVATGIAPEDLATQLTLLDLSVFKAIRPEELSSCSWNKKNKLLVAPNVVAFTRRFNHVSFWTVQEILNFSTPKQRSEMIAHFIRVAKKLYDLNNMHSLFAIISGLQSAPIYRLNKTWACISKKDKCTFDKLAEVFSDKNNWTNLREHMETLKLPCIPYLGLFLTDLVYIDMAHPPSKNNENHQRAIKMNTVLTRVTVFQASEYPGIIPLPDVQRYLNNVRYIEELQKFLEDDHFKLSIKLEPNSPVASSSSSKESVGDVVTGVAALSLSPARGCAGSLRLHAASAANKFVPGHRKCRSLGTNIFGKSNVTPVETSQVTVRHLLDDSVLEEPHLISPTVDIDQNSPETPVDSLNDDCSLLSRVSTLPILPCEIDGVMEPRCSMQGSLRRKVVLRDGKKPAVSTWQRYWIQLWTTSIVYFSPKCFKGCDRSDFKREPYKMVSILGWIVEYGDSIFHRDTFLLTDPNKGNVYKFRAGSSEYAEQWVKELRAIVRGVIDKKPIPANLMSFE